In one window of Anabaena sphaerica FACHB-251 DNA:
- a CDS encoding serine/threonine protein kinase — protein sequence MLQTEEILQDRYQIQRQLGNNGIRQTWLAKDLQATNPENSLVVVKLLAFGGAVQWDDLKLFEREGQILKQLNHPCIPKYIDYFCIDDRSLWFGLIQEYIPGESLKEKLVAGERFTENKVRKIAVKVLKILTYLHELNPGVLHRDIKPSNLIWGEDNQIYLVDFGAVQDKAAKEGVTFTVVGTYGYAPMEQFGGRAVPASDLYALGATLIHLLTGLPPADLPQQDLRIQFADRVSLSLSFENWLQKLIEPAPEQRFSNANQALTALKSGDTVSPKRAVEHLEIKDVINNSGCGISNQYAPVPEEILGWNWGAFLMPWLWMWPNNVWYGLLCFIPHIGGIMTIALGFKGNEWAWKSRHWRSIEQFKAHQRGWAIAGIMIGAPVSIIIWMGVFAYLMHAF from the coding sequence ATGCTGCAAACAGAAGAAATATTACAAGACCGTTATCAAATCCAACGCCAACTTGGGAATAATGGAATTCGCCAAACTTGGTTAGCTAAGGATTTGCAAGCCACTAACCCAGAAAATTCTTTAGTTGTCGTCAAACTCTTGGCTTTTGGTGGTGCTGTTCAGTGGGATGACCTCAAACTATTTGAGAGAGAAGGACAGATTCTGAAACAACTAAATCATCCTTGTATCCCCAAGTATATTGATTATTTTTGTATTGATGACCGCAGTCTCTGGTTTGGCTTGATTCAAGAATATATTCCTGGTGAATCTCTCAAAGAAAAACTCGTTGCTGGTGAAAGATTTACGGAAAATAAAGTTAGAAAAATTGCTGTTAAGGTTTTAAAAATTCTCACCTATTTACATGAGTTAAATCCAGGAGTTTTACATCGAGATATTAAACCAAGTAATTTGATTTGGGGTGAAGATAATCAAATTTATTTAGTTGATTTTGGGGCTGTTCAAGATAAAGCTGCTAAAGAAGGTGTAACTTTTACCGTTGTCGGTACTTATGGTTATGCACCTATGGAACAATTTGGAGGTCGGGCGGTTCCTGCATCGGATTTGTATGCTTTAGGAGCAACTTTAATTCATTTATTAACTGGTCTTCCTCCCGCAGATTTACCTCAGCAAGATTTACGAATACAATTTGCAGACCGAGTTAGTCTGAGTTTGTCCTTTGAAAATTGGTTGCAGAAGCTAATAGAACCCGCACCAGAACAACGTTTTAGTAATGCAAATCAAGCCTTGACTGCGCTCAAATCTGGGGATACAGTTAGCCCAAAAAGAGCAGTTGAACACTTAGAGATCAAAGATGTCATTAACAATTCTGGATGTGGTATATCTAATCAATATGCACCAGTACCAGAGGAAATTTTAGGTTGGAATTGGGGGGCGTTTTTGATGCCTTGGTTGTGGATGTGGCCTAATAATGTTTGGTATGGGTTGCTGTGTTTTATCCCCCATATTGGCGGAATCATGACAATCGCTCTCGGTTTTAAAGGTAATGAGTGGGCTTGGAAAAGTAGACACTGGCGCAGTATTGAACAATTTAAAGCCCATCAAAGAGGTTGGGCGATCGCTGGGATTATGATTGGCGCACCTGTGAGTATTATTATTTGGATGGGAGTTTTCGCTTATCTCATGCACGCATTTTAA
- a CDS encoding PAS domain S-box protein, which yields MAIVSVGIALVLTFVLQPFLDRSIFLLFFGAIAISTWYGGIKPGILATISSTIAVNYFFINPKFSFHVDSLNSIIKLSLFMMITLLINWLNSELRAAKQKLEINIQYLAASESRFRRLKNANIIGVIITDMNGKVLEANDAFLKMVGYSQEELLTGRINVREITPPEYVEQSENLKVELKTQGVCQPFEKQYIRKDGSRVSVIVGLALLDNNSEQIIGFVVDVSQRKQAEESLQKQEEQLRLITNSLPAKISYVDAQQRYRFNNKKYEEWFGIPTSEIYGKHLEEFLGKSIYQTISPYVETALSGKEVTYETQIFHQDGTKRHTSVTYIPQFNQQGIVKGFVALMRDITEQKQAEFALKQSEEKFRKLTEKVRVIPWEADSKTGNFTYIGPQSEAILGYPSNDWYNENFWATHIHPDDQEWVVNYCFHSSQSLENYEFEYRMLAADGRVVWLYDIVNVLRGEDEPKLLHGFMIDITERKQAEQEREQLLEREQAARAEAEALNRIKDEFLATLSHELRTPLNAMLGWTQLLKSRKFNEATTATALDTIDRNSRALAQLIEDVLDVSRIIRGKLHLNLRPVELAPVVEAAIDTVRPAADAKSISIESEFDPALGLVIADANRLQQIIWNLLSNAVKFTPKGGRVQVKLERINSRVQIQVSDTGIGISPEFIPHVFERFRQADSSTTRSHGGLGLGLAIVRHLVELHGGTVSASSPGIEHGSIFTVNLPMKALMSENNTPKPHPFSAKSDFVNQQFSILQDVRVLVVDDEADTRNLLTTILGQYGAQVLAVTCVQEALKALSQFHPDILISDIGMPQEDGYTLIRKVRSLPSDQGGKIPAVALTAYARAEDRTQALLAGFQLHIPKPINPGELAAVVANLAGRT from the coding sequence TAGCTACTATTTCTTCTACCATAGCTGTCAACTACTTTTTTATCAACCCCAAATTTTCATTTCATGTTGATAGTCTCAACAGTATAATTAAGTTATCATTATTTATGATGATAACACTATTGATCAATTGGCTCAACTCAGAATTACGTGCTGCTAAACAGAAGTTAGAAATAAATATCCAATACCTGGCTGCGAGTGAATCTCGATTCAGAAGATTGAAAAATGCCAACATTATCGGGGTGATTATAACTGATATGAATGGCAAAGTGTTAGAAGCAAATGATGCCTTTTTAAAAATGGTAGGTTATTCACAAGAAGAACTACTAACAGGACGAATAAACGTTCGAGAAATAACACCTCCAGAATATGTGGAACAAAGCGAAAACTTAAAGGTTGAGTTAAAAACTCAAGGAGTTTGTCAACCTTTTGAGAAACAATACATCCGTAAAGATGGCAGTCGGGTTAGTGTTATAGTAGGTTTGGCATTATTAGACAATAATTCAGAACAAATCATCGGGTTTGTGGTAGATGTCAGTCAACGTAAACAAGCAGAGGAGTCCCTACAGAAACAGGAAGAACAACTGCGCTTGATTACCAATTCTTTGCCAGCAAAAATTTCTTATGTTGATGCTCAACAGCGTTATCGCTTTAATAATAAAAAATATGAAGAATGGTTTGGCATACCCACCTCTGAAATTTATGGTAAGCACCTGGAAGAATTTTTAGGAAAGTCAATTTATCAAACAATTTCTCCTTATGTAGAAACAGCCCTATCAGGAAAGGAAGTCACCTACGAAACCCAAATATTTCATCAAGATGGTACAAAACGTCATACAAGCGTCACTTACATTCCCCAATTTAATCAGCAAGGAATAGTGAAAGGATTTGTGGCTCTCATGAGAGATATTACTGAGCAAAAACAAGCCGAATTTGCGCTTAAACAAAGCGAAGAAAAATTTCGGAAATTAACAGAAAAAGTGCGCGTTATTCCTTGGGAAGCAGATTCTAAAACTGGGAATTTTACATACATTGGTCCCCAAAGTGAAGCAATTCTCGGTTATCCCTCAAATGATTGGTACAATGAAAATTTTTGGGCAACACACATCCACCCAGATGATCAGGAATGGGTAGTTAATTATTGTTTCCACTCTTCACAATCACTGGAAAATTACGAATTTGAATATAGAATGTTGGCCGCAGATGGCAGAGTGGTTTGGTTATATGACATTGTTAATGTGCTGCGGGGTGAAGATGAACCAAAGCTACTGCATGGGTTCATGATTGACATTACCGAACGTAAGCAAGCAGAGCAAGAACGGGAACAATTACTAGAGCGAGAACAAGCAGCTAGGGCTGAAGCAGAAGCTCTTAACCGCATCAAAGATGAGTTTTTAGCCACACTTTCTCACGAACTCCGCACCCCCCTCAATGCCATGTTAGGGTGGACACAGCTACTCAAAAGCCGTAAGTTTAATGAGGCTACCACTGCTACAGCGTTGGATACCATAGACCGTAACAGTCGTGCTTTAGCACAATTAATTGAAGATGTTTTGGATGTTTCCCGGATTATCCGTGGCAAACTTCACCTTAATCTGCGTCCAGTGGAACTTGCCCCAGTAGTAGAAGCAGCTATCGACACTGTGCGCCCAGCCGCAGATGCTAAAAGTATTTCCATTGAGTCAGAATTTGACCCAGCACTGGGGTTAGTGATAGCTGATGCTAACCGCTTGCAACAAATAATCTGGAATTTGCTCTCCAACGCTGTCAAGTTTACACCCAAGGGAGGAAGAGTTCAGGTAAAACTAGAGCGAATTAATTCCCGTGTGCAAATTCAAGTCAGTGATACTGGAATAGGAATTTCTCCTGAATTTATACCTCATGTATTTGAACGCTTCCGCCAAGCTGATAGCTCAACTACGCGATCGCACGGCGGATTAGGATTAGGATTAGCCATCGTCCGTCATTTGGTAGAACTGCACGGCGGCACAGTTTCCGCCAGCAGTCCAGGAATAGAACATGGGTCAATCTTCACCGTCAATTTACCCATGAAAGCCTTAATGAGCGAAAATAATACACCAAAGCCACACCCATTTTCAGCCAAAAGCGATTTTGTTAATCAGCAATTCTCAATCCTGCAAGATGTGCGGGTACTTGTTGTTGATGATGAAGCAGATACACGGAATTTGCTCACCACAATTTTAGGACAATATGGCGCTCAAGTCCTCGCTGTAACTTGTGTTCAAGAAGCACTGAAGGCGTTATCACAATTCCACCCAGATATATTAATAAGTGATATTGGAATGCCCCAAGAAGATGGCTATACACTAATTCGTAAAGTTAGAAGTCTTCCTAGTGATCAAGGAGGAAAAATTCCCGCAGTGGCACTAACAGCTTATGCTAGAGCAGAAGACCGCACCCAAGCTTTGTTAGCCGGCTTTCAGTTACATATTCCCAAGCCGATAAATCCTGGAGAATTAGCAGCGGTGGTTGCTAATTTAGCTGGGAGAACATGA